The DNA window ACGGCGAACACGATGTCCACGGTCTGCTCAGCCGGCCGGACCCGGTGGACGGAGAACGCCCGGCGCAGCAGCATGGCCGACCGCTCCCCGCCCACGGCGAGCGCCACGAAGTGGCCCGGCCGGGTGCGCTCCGGGATGCCCGGGGCGCGCAGGGTGAGCGCGTGGTACGCGCCGGCCGGCTCCAGCCGCAGCACCTCGGCGTCCCGGATCTGCAGCGGGCCGGGCGCGGGCCGCCCCGCGGTGCCCCGCCCGCTCACCTGGCGCCCCCGTTCCGCGCGGCGTTGATCTGGGCGGCCCACTCCTGCAGGGAGCGGACGTTCACCTCGCCCTGGCGCAGCGCCTCGATGCCCTGGACGGCGGCGGCGAGGCCCTGGACGGTGGTGATGCCCGGGATGTTCCGCGTCACAGCCGCGGTCCGGATCTCGTACCCGTCCACGCGCGGCCCCACGCCGAACGGCGTGTTGACGATCAGGTCGACCTCGCCGGCGAGGATCCGCTGCACGATGGTCGGCTCGCCGTCCGGACCGGGCCCCTGGCTCTGCTTGCGCACGACCGTGGCCGGGACCCCGCTGCGCCGCAGCACCTCGGCGGTGCCGTCGGTGGCGAGGATCTCGAAGCCGAGGTCCGCGAGCCGCTTGACCGGGAAGATCATGGCCCGCTTGTCCCGGTTGGCCACCGACACGAAGGCGCGGCCCGTGGTGGGCAGCGGCCCGTTGGCGCCGGCCTGCGACTTGGCGTACGCGGTGCCGAAAGTGGCGTCGATGCCCATGACCTCGCCGGTGGACCGCATCTCCGGGCCGAGTACGGTGTCCACGGTCTTGCCCTCCACGGTCCGGAACCGGTTGAACGGCATGACCGCCTCCTTGACCGCGATCGGCGCGCTCAACGGCAGGTCGCCGCCGTCACCGGTCGCCGGCAGCAGGCCTTCCGCGCGCAGCTCGGCGATCGTGGCGCCCAGCATGATCCGGGACGCGGCCTTGGCCAGCGGCACCGCGGTCGCCTTGGACACGAACGGCACGGTCCGCGACGCCCGCGGGTTGGCCTCCAGCACGTACAGGATGTCGCCGGCCAGCGCGTACTGGATGTTGATCAGGCCGCGCACCCCGACCCCGCGTGCGATCGCCTCGGTGGCGGCGCGGATCTTCTTGATGACGTACCCGCCGAGCGTGATCGGCGGCAGCACGCACGCCGAGTCCCCGGAGTGGATGCCGGCCTCCTCGATGTGCTCCATGATCCCGCCGAGGTACAGCTCCTCGCCGTCGAACAGCGCGTCCACGTCGATCTCGACGGCGTCGTCGAGGAACCGGTCCACCAGCACCGGGTGCTCGGGCGAGATCTGGGTGGCCCGCTCGATGTAGTCGCGCAGCATCCGGTCGTCGTAGACGATCTCCATGCCGCGCCCGCCGAGCACGTAGGAGGGGCGGACCAGCACCGGGTAGCCGATCTCGTCGGCGATCCGCTTGGCCTCCACGTACGAGGACGCCGTGCCATGCTTGGGCGCCGGCAGGTTCGCCCGGGCGAGCACGCGGCCGAACGCGCCGCGATCCTCGGCGAGGTGGATCGCCTCCGGCGAGGTGCCGACGATCGGCACGCCCTCGTCCTTGAGCTTCTGCGCCAGCCCCAGCGGGGTCTGCCCGCCGAGCTGCACGATCACGCCGGCGACCGGGCCGGCCTGCTGCTCGGCGTGGACCACCTCCAGCACGTCCTCCAAGGTCAGCGGCTCGAAGTACAGCCGGTCGGAGGTGTCGTAGTCGGTGGAGACCGTCTCCGGGTTGCAGTTGACCATCACGGTCTCGTACCCGGCCTCGCGCAGCGCGAAGGAGGCGTGCACGCAGGAGTAGTCGAACTCCACGCCCTGGCCGATCCGGTTCGGCCCGGAGCCGAGGATGATCACCGCTGGCTTCTCGCGCGGGGCGACGTCGGTCTCCTCGTCGTAGCAGGAGTAGTGGTACGGGGTGCGGGCGGCGAACTCGGCGGCGCAGGTGTCCACGGTCTTGTACACCGGCCGGATGCCGAGCGCGTGCCGCACCGCGCGCACCACGTCCTCGCGCAGCCCCCGCAGCTCGCCGATCTGGGCGTCGGAGAACCCGTACCGCTTCGCCAGGCGCAGCGTGTCCGGGTCCAGCCGCGGCGCGGTCCGCACGACCTCGGCGACCTCGTCGAGCAGCTTGATCTGGTCGACGAACCAGGGGTCGATGCCGGAGGCGCGCGCGACCTCCGCGACGGTCGCCCCGGCCCGCAGGGCCTGGAGCACCTGGTTGATCCGCCCCTCGGTCGGCGTGGCGACCGCCCGGAGCAGCTCCTCCTTGTCGCCCGGCTCGCCCAGCCAGGAGAACGCCGCGCCCTTGCGCTCCAGCGACCGCAGGGCCTTCTGCAGCGCCTCGGGGAAACAGCGGCCGATCGCCATGGCCTCGCCGACCGACTTCATGTGGGTGGTCAGGCGCGGGTCGGCGGCCGGGAACTTCTCGAAGGCGAACCGCGGCACCTTGACCACGACGTAGTCGAGCGTGGGCTCGAACGACGCCGGGGTTTCCTGGGTGATGTCGTTGGGGATCTCGTCGAGGGTGTACCCCACGGCGAGCTTGGCCGCGATCTTGGCGATCGGGAAGCCGGTCGCCTTGGACGCGAGCGCGCTGGACCGGGACACCCGCGGGTTCATCTCGATGACGACCATGCGGCCGGTCTCCGGGTGGACGGCGAACTGGATGTTGCAGCCGCCGGTGTCCACGCCGACCGCCCGGATGACGCCGATCGCGACGTCCCGCATCCGCTGGTACTCGCGGTCGGTGAGCGTCATGGCCGGCGCGACGGTGATCGAGTCGCCGGTGTGGACGCCCATCGGGTCGAGGTTCTCGATGGAGCAGACGACGACCACGTTGTCCTTGCGGTCGCGCATCAGCTCCAGCTCGTACTCCTTCCAGCCGAGGATCGACTCCTCCAGGAGCACCTCGGTGGTGGGGCTGGCCGCGAGACCCGCCCCGGCGATGCGGCGCAGGTCCGCCTCGTCGTACGCCATGCCGGAGCCGGCGCCGCCCATGGTGAACGAGGGCCGCACCACCAGCGGATAGCCCAGCTCCTCGGCCGCGGCCAGGCACTCCTCCATGGAGTGGCAGATGATCGAGCGGGCGCACTCGGCCCCGATCGAGGCGACGATCTCCTTGAACCGCTCGCGGTTCTCGCCGGCCTCGATCGCGTCGATGTTCGCGCCGATCAGCTCCACCCCGTACTTCTCCAGCACGCCGGCCGCGTGCAGGGCGACCGCGGTGTTGAGCGCGGTCTGGCCGCCGAGGGTGGCGAGGAGGGCGTCGGGCCGCTCCTTCTCGATGATCTTGGCGACGTACTCGAGGGTGATCGGCTCGACGTAGGTCGCGTCGGCGAACTCCGGGTCGGTCATGATGGTGGCCGGGTTGGAGTTCACCAGGACCACGCGCAGGCCCTCGGCCTTGAGCACGCGGCACGCCTGGGTGCCCGAGTAGTCGAACTCGCACGCCTGCCCGATGACGATCGGGCCGGACCCGATGACGAGGACGGATCTCAGATCGTTGCGGCGGGGCATCACCGACCGCCCTTCATGAGCTCAGCGAACCGGTCGAACAGGTAGGCGGCGTCGTGCGGGCCCGCGGCCGCCTCCGGGTGGTACTGGACGGAGAAGGCGGGCACGTCCAGGCACCGCAGCCCCTCGACCACGTCGTCGTTGAGGCACACGTGGCTCACCTCGACCCGCCCGTAGGGGGTCTCGGCGACCTTGTCGAGCGGGGCGTCCACCGCGAACCCGTGGTTGTGCGCGGTGATCTCCACCTTGGCGGTGGCCCGGTCCATGACCGGCTGGTTGATGCCCCGGTGGCCGTACTTGAGCTTGTAGGTGCCGAAACCCAGCGCCCGGCCCAGGATCTGGTTGCCGAAGCAGATGCCGAACACTGGCTTGCCGGCGTCCAGCACCCCGCGCATGGCCTCGACCGCGTAGTCGGCGGTGGCCGGGTCGCCCGGGCCGTTGGAGAAGAACACCCCGTCCGGGTCGACGGCCAGCAGGTCCTCGGCGGTGGAGGTGGCCGGCAGCACGTGCACCTCCATGCCGCGCTCGGCCATCCGGTACGGGGTCATCGCCTTGATGCCGAGGTCGAGGGCGGCGACCGTGAACCGCTTCTCGCCCTGGGCCGGCACCACGTACGGCTCGGGCGTGGTCACCTCGCGGGCCAGGTCCGCGCCGACCATGGACGGGCTGGCCAGCACGCGCTCCAGCAGCGCGTCCGGGTCGGTCTCCACGCTGGAGACCCCCACCCGCATGGCGCCGCGCTCGCGCAGGTGCCGGGTCAGCGCCCGGGTGTCGATGCCGCAGATGCCGACGACGCCGTACGCGACCAGTTCCTCGTCCAGCGTGCGCTTCGCGCGCCAGTTGGACGGCAGCCGGGCCGGGTCGCGCACCACGTAGCCGGCGACCCAGATGCGCCGGGATTCGGGATCCTCGTCGTTGACGCCGGTGTTGCCGACGTGGGGGGCGGTCATGACGACCACCTGGCGGTGGTAAGAGGGGTCGGTGAGGGTCTCCTGGTACCCGGTCATGCCGGTGGTGAAGACCGCCTCGCCGAACGTCTCGCCCTCGGCCCCATACTGGTAGCCGCGGAACGTCCGCCCGTCCTCCAGCACCAGCAGGGCGGGCTTGCGCGCCAGGCCGATCATGCCCCACCTCCCGCTGGCACGAGCCCGGCGACCGCGTGCTCGACCGCGTCGTGCTCGGCGACGCGCTCGGCCCGGAAACCGGTGTCGAGCGTGCGGGAACCGTGCTCCCAAGTGATCACCAACAGTCCGCCTTCCTCCACGAACTTGCCCGCCATGCCCCGCTCGCGGCGCACGCCGCGGATCCGGGCGGCGGGGATGTACACGGCTGGCGCGCCCTCGCGCGCGAACAGCACGCCCTGCGGCGTGACGGTGAGCTCCGCCCGGCTGCGCGCCCCGAGCCCGTGGGCGACGATCCGGTCCAGCCAGTCGCCCTCGCTCGTGGTGCTGACGTAGATCCCGGCCGCCGAGGCCAGCGGCTCGCCCGGCTCGGCGGGCGGCTTCGGCAGCGGCGGCAGCTCGGCCGCCTGCCGGGCCGCGCGCCGCTTCCAGGCGCGCCACATGAGCAGGTACAGCCCGAGGATGACCAGCACCATCAGCGTGGTCCAGGCGAGCCGCTCCCCCAGCTGGGTGACGGGCGCCGACTCCGCGGCGATCCAGTGCCCGGTCATGCGATCTTTCCGTCCAGGACGGTGGGACGGCCGCGCAGGAACGTGGCGACCACCCGGCCGGGCAACGTCATCCCCTGGTAGGGGGTGTTGCGGCTGCGGGAGGCGAACGCGGAAGGGTCGACCGTCCAGCGGGCGCTCGGATCGTACAGGGTGAGGTTCGCGGGCGCGCCGGGGGCGAGCGGCTGGCCCTGCTCGGCGAGCCGGCCGATGCGCGCGGGCCGGTACGACATCCGGTCCGCGACCCCCGCCCAGTCGAGCAGGCCGGTCTCGACCATGGCCTCCTGCACGACCGACAGCGCGGTCTCCAGGCCGATCATGCCCATGGCCGCCGCGGCCCACTCGCAGTCCTTGTCCTCGGCCGGGTGCGGCGCGTGGTCGGTCGCCACCGCGTCGATGGTGCCGTCGGCCAGGGCCGCGCGCAGCGCCTGCACGTCCTCCTGCGTGCGCAGCGGCGGGTTGACCTTGTACACCGGGTCGTAGGTGGCGACCAGCTGCTCGGTGAGCAGCAGGTGGTGCGGGGTGACCTCGGCGGTCACGTTGCAGCCGCGCGACTTGGCCCAGCGGATGATCTCCACCGAACCGGCCGTGGACACGTGGCAGACGTGCAGCCGCGACCCGACATGGGCGGCGAGCAGCACGTCGCGGGCGATGATCGCCTCCTCGGCCACCGCCGGCCAGCCGCGCAGCCCGAGCACGCCG is part of the Carbonactinospora thermoautotrophica genome and encodes:
- a CDS encoding dihydroorotase, giving the protein MTTWLIKGARILGGEAADLLLADGRIAQIGRGLSEAGAQVLDADGLVALPGLVDLHTHLREPGREDAETVETGTQAAALGGFTAVHAMANTDPVADTAGVVEQVWRLGREAGHCDVHPVGAVTVGLAGERLAELGAMADSAARVRVFSDDGKCVSDAVLMRRALEYVKAFDGVIAQHAQEPRLTEDAQMNEGELSGVLGLRGWPAVAEEAIIARDVLLAAHVGSRLHVCHVSTAGSVEIIRWAKSRGCNVTAEVTPHHLLLTEQLVATYDPVYKVNPPLRTQEDVQALRAALADGTIDAVATDHAPHPAEDKDCEWAAAAMGMIGLETALSVVQEAMVETGLLDWAGVADRMSYRPARIGRLAEQGQPLAPGAPANLTLYDPSARWTVDPSAFASRSRNTPYQGMTLPGRVVATFLRGRPTVLDGKIA
- a CDS encoding PH-like domain-containing protein; amino-acid sequence: MTGHWIAAESAPVTQLGERLAWTTLMVLVILGLYLLMWRAWKRRAARQAAELPPLPKPPAEPGEPLASAAGIYVSTTSEGDWLDRIVAHGLGARSRAELTVTPQGVLFAREGAPAVYIPAARIRGVRRERGMAGKFVEEGGLLVITWEHGSRTLDTGFRAERVAEHDAVEHAVAGLVPAGGGA
- the carA gene encoding glutamine-hydrolyzing carbamoyl-phosphate synthase small subunit — encoded protein: MIGLARKPALLVLEDGRTFRGYQYGAEGETFGEAVFTTGMTGYQETLTDPSYHRQVVVMTAPHVGNTGVNDEDPESRRIWVAGYVVRDPARLPSNWRAKRTLDEELVAYGVVGICGIDTRALTRHLRERGAMRVGVSSVETDPDALLERVLASPSMVGADLAREVTTPEPYVVPAQGEKRFTVAALDLGIKAMTPYRMAERGMEVHVLPATSTAEDLLAVDPDGVFFSNGPGDPATADYAVEAMRGVLDAGKPVFGICFGNQILGRALGFGTYKLKYGHRGINQPVMDRATAKVEITAHNHGFAVDAPLDKVAETPYGRVEVSHVCLNDDVVEGLRCLDVPAFSVQYHPEAAAGPHDAAYLFDRFAELMKGGR
- the carB gene encoding carbamoyl-phosphate synthase large subunit is translated as MPRRNDLRSVLVIGSGPIVIGQACEFDYSGTQACRVLKAEGLRVVLVNSNPATIMTDPEFADATYVEPITLEYVAKIIEKERPDALLATLGGQTALNTAVALHAAGVLEKYGVELIGANIDAIEAGENRERFKEIVASIGAECARSIICHSMEECLAAAEELGYPLVVRPSFTMGGAGSGMAYDEADLRRIAGAGLAASPTTEVLLEESILGWKEYELELMRDRKDNVVVVCSIENLDPMGVHTGDSITVAPAMTLTDREYQRMRDVAIGVIRAVGVDTGGCNIQFAVHPETGRMVVIEMNPRVSRSSALASKATGFPIAKIAAKLAVGYTLDEIPNDITQETPASFEPTLDYVVVKVPRFAFEKFPAADPRLTTHMKSVGEAMAIGRCFPEALQKALRSLERKGAAFSWLGEPGDKEELLRAVATPTEGRINQVLQALRAGATVAEVARASGIDPWFVDQIKLLDEVAEVVRTAPRLDPDTLRLAKRYGFSDAQIGELRGLREDVVRAVRHALGIRPVYKTVDTCAAEFAARTPYHYSCYDEETDVAPREKPAVIILGSGPNRIGQGVEFDYSCVHASFALREAGYETVMVNCNPETVSTDYDTSDRLYFEPLTLEDVLEVVHAEQQAGPVAGVIVQLGGQTPLGLAQKLKDEGVPIVGTSPEAIHLAEDRGAFGRVLARANLPAPKHGTASSYVEAKRIADEIGYPVLVRPSYVLGGRGMEIVYDDRMLRDYIERATQISPEHPVLVDRFLDDAVEIDVDALFDGEELYLGGIMEHIEEAGIHSGDSACVLPPITLGGYVIKKIRAATEAIARGVGVRGLINIQYALAGDILYVLEANPRASRTVPFVSKATAVPLAKAASRIMLGATIAELRAEGLLPATGDGGDLPLSAPIAVKEAVMPFNRFRTVEGKTVDTVLGPEMRSTGEVMGIDATFGTAYAKSQAGANGPLPTTGRAFVSVANRDKRAMIFPVKRLADLGFEILATDGTAEVLRRSGVPATVVRKQSQGPGPDGEPTIVQRILAGEVDLIVNTPFGVGPRVDGYEIRTAAVTRNIPGITTVQGLAAAVQGIEALRQGEVNVRSLQEWAAQINAARNGGAR